A single Salmo trutta chromosome 14, fSalTru1.1, whole genome shotgun sequence DNA region contains:
- the LOC115147213 gene encoding myosin-9 isoform X2 → MSEADKFLYRDGGKVANPLDQADWATKKLVWIPSETLGFVAGSVKEEKGEECVVELADTGKKVTVNKDDIQKMNPPKFSKVEDMAELTCLNEASVLHNLKDRYYSGLIYTYSGLFCVVINPYKYLPIYSENIIEMYKGKKRHEMPPHIYAITDNAYRSMMQDREDQSILCTGESGAGKTENTKKVIQYLAHVASSFKSKKDQGAALAHGELEKQLLQANPILEAFGNGKTVKNDNSSRFGKFIRINFDVNGYIVGANIETYLLEKSRAIRQAKDERAFHVFYYMLTGAGDKMRSELCLEDYKNYRFLTHGNVTIPGQQDRDLFVETMDAFNIMSIPEEERIGLLKTVSAVLQLGNMSFKKERNSDQASMPDDTAAQKVCHLLGMNVTDFTRAILSPRIKVGRDYVQKAQTQEQAEFAVEALAKASYERMFRWLVMRINKALDKTKRQGASFIGILDIAGFEIFELNSFEQLCINYTNEKLQQLFNHTMFVLEQEEYQREGIEWSFIDFGLDLQPCIDLIEKHASPPGVLALLDEECWFPKATDKSFVEKVVQEQGNNPKFQKPKKLKDSADFCIIHYAGKVDYKADEWLMKNMDPLNDNVATLLNQSTDKFVSELWRDVDRIVGLDKVAGMSDGGMHGATKIRKGMFRTVGQLYKEQLSNLMTTLRNTNPNFVRCIIPNHEKKAGKLEPHLVLDQLRCNGVLEGIRICRQGFPNRIVFQEFRQRYEILTPNAIPKGFMDGKQACVLMIKALELDSNLFRIGQSKVFFRAGVLAHLEEERDIKITDIIISFQSWCRGYVARKAFTKRQQQLTAMKVIQRNCAAYLKLRNWQWWRLFTKVKPLLQVTRQEEEMQAREDELEKTKERQQQAEEQLQEFEAKQQQLNAEKQALQEQLQAETELCAEAEEMRSKLATRKQELEEILHDLESRVEEEEERVTQLQTERKKMQTNITDLEQQLDEEEAARQKLQLEKMTTDAKLKKIEENVMVLDDQNNKLNKEKKLLEERISEFTTNLTEEEEKSKSLQKLKNKHEAMITDLEDRLRKEEKSRQELEKNRRKLEGDSTELNDQMADLQAQIAELRAQLAKKEEELMAALARIEEEAAAKNTAQKKIRELEAQLSELQEDLELERAARAKAEKHRRDLGEELEALKTELEDTLDSTATQQELRTKRETEVTQLKKVLEDEAKVHEQQVADMRHKHNQAFDELNEQLEQAKRNKASVEKAKQAMESEHNELAIELKTLTQGKSESEQRRKKAETQVQELQIKHSESERQRKELAEKVAKMQSELDNVNSVLSVVESKSIKATKDCSTVESQLQDVQALLQEETRQKLSFSTRLRQMEDDQNNLRETLEEEEQGKKNTEKQLYTLQAQLTEMKKKMELETQSLEGAEENKKRMQRELEGVVQQLEEKASAYDKLDKTKTRLQQELDDMMVDQDNLRQTVSNLEKKQRKFDQMLTEEKTISSRNAEERDRAEAEAREKETRALTLTRELEAIKDLKDELDRANKVLKAEMDDLVSSKDDVGKSVHELEKAKRAMDQQMEEMRVQLEELEDELQATEDAKLRLEVNMQAMKAQSDRDLQARDEQGEERRKQLVKQVREMETELEDERRQKALAVAAKKKLEADLGELEAGISMANKGRDEALKQLKKLQALLKDQMRELEDLRLSRDEALNMAKENEKKIKAMEADTIRLQEELASAERVKKQAQTERDELQDELNSHNAKNTLTVDEKRRLESRIAKLEEELEEEQLNTEMVNDRLRRTTLQTDQLTIELTAERSTAQRLEGTRAQLDRQNKELKLKLQELEETVKSRYKASITALEAKILQLEEQLDLEFKERQHSSRLVRRTEKKLKEVLLQVEDERRNTEQYKAEADKANNRTRQLKRQLEEAEEEVTRANANRRKLQRELDDATESQDAVTREVSTLKSKLRRGDLPLNMRRVMNRTGMGDSDEEMDLTSDASKPIPE, encoded by the exons ATGTCGGAAGCGGACAAGTTCCTCTATAGAGACGGCGGTAAGGTCGCCAACCCCCTAGACCAGGCCGACTGGGCCACCAAGAAGCTGGTATGGATCCCTTCGGAGACGCTGGGGTTCGTGGCCGGCTCCGTcaaggaagagaagggagaggagtgtgtggtggaGCTAGCCGATACAGGCAAGAAGGTGACGGTGAACAAGGACGATATCCAGAAGATGAACCCTCCCAAGTTCAGTAAGGTGGAGGACATGGCTGAGCTCACGTGTTTGAACGAGGCTTCAGTGCTGCACAACCTCAAGGACCGCTACTACTCTGGCCTCATCTAC ACTTACTCTGGCCTCTTCTGTGTGGTGATAAACCCCTACAAGTACCTTCCCATCTACTCCGAGAACATCATAGAGATGTACAAGGGCAAGAAGAGACACGAGATGCCCCCTCACATCTACGCCATCACAGACAACGCTTACAGGAGTATGATGCAGG ATCGTGAAGATCAGTCCATCCTCTGCAC AGGAGAATCGGGAGCTGGAAAGACAGAGAACACCAAGAAAGTGATCCAGTATCTGGCACACGTTGCCTCTTCCTTTAAGTCGAAGAAAGACCAG GGTGCAGCATTAGCACAT GGGGAGCTAGAGAAACAACTTCTGCAGGCTAACCCCATCCTAGAGGCCTTTGGAAACGGCAAGACGGTCAAGAATGACAACTCCTCCAGATTC GGGAAGTTTATCCGGATCAACTTTGACGTCAATGGATATATTGTGGGAGCCAACATTGAAACTT ATCTGCTGGAGAAGTCCAGAGCCATCCGACAGGCTAAGGATGAAAGAGCCTTCCACGTCTTCTATTACATGCTCACAGGAGCTGGGGACAAAATGCGCT CTGAGCTGTGTCTGGAGGACTACAAGAACTACCGCTTCCTGACCCACGGGAACGTGACCATCCCTGGTCAGCAGGACCGTGACCTGTTTGTGGAGACCATGGACGCCTTCAACATCATGAGCATCCCAGAGGAGGAGCGGATAG GTCTTCTGAAAACTGTGTCTGCCGTTCTCCAGCTGGGCAACATGAGCTTCAAGAAGGAGCGTAACTCTGACCAGGCCTCCATGCCCGATGACACAG CGGCCCAGAAAGTGTGCCACCTGCTGGGCATGAACGTGACCGACTTCACCCGGGCCATCCTGTCCCCCAGGATCAAGGTGGGCAGGGACTACGTTCAGAAGGCCCAGACCCAGGAGCAGGCTGAGTTTGCGGTGGAGGCCTTGGCCAAGGCCTCCTACGAGAGGATGTTCCGCTGGCTGGTGATGAGGATCAACAAGGCCCTGGACAAGACCAAGAGACAGGGAGCCTCTTTCATCGGCATCCTGGACATCGCTGGCTTTGAGATCTTTGAG CTGAACTCGTTTGAGCAGCTGTGCATCAACTACACCAACGAGAAGCTGCAGCAGCTGTTCAACCACACCATGTTCGTCCTGGAGCAGGAGGAGTACCAGAGGGAGGGCATCGAGTGGAGCTTCATCGACTTTGGCCTGGACCTGCAGCCCTGCATCGACCTCATCGAGAAGCAT GCCAGTCCCCCTGGTGTGCTGGCTCTGCTGGATGAAGAGTGCTGGTTCCCCAAGGCCACGGACAAGAGCTTTGTGGAGAAGGTGGTTCAGGAGCAGGGAAACAACCCCAAGTTCCAGAAGCCCAAGAAACTCAAGGACTCTGCTGACTTCTGCATCATCCACTACGCTGGAAAG gTGGACTACAAGGCAGATGAGTGGCTGATGAAGAACATGGACCCCCTGAATGACAACGTGGCCACGCTGCTCAACCAGTCCACTGACAAGTTTGTGTCAGAGCTTTGGAGAGACG tggACCGTATTGTGGGCCTGGACAAAGTTGCTGGGATGTCTGACGGGGGGATGCACGGGGCCACTAAGATCCGTAAGGGCATGTTCCGCACGGTGGGCCAGCTCTACAAGGAGCAGCTGTCCAACCTCATGACCACTCTCAGGAACACCAACCCCAACTTCGTCCGCTGCATCATCCCCAACCACGAGAAGAAG GCTGGTAAGCTGGAGCCCCACCTGGTTCTGGACCAGCTGAGGTGTAATGGAGTTCTGGAGGGGATCCGTATCTGCAGACAGGGCTTCCCCAACCGCATCGTCTTCCAGGAGTTCAGACAGAG ATATGAGATCCTCACTCCCAATGCCATTCCCAAGGGATTCATGGACGGCAAACAAGCCTGTGTGCTCATG ATCAAGGCCCTGGAGCTGGATTCCAACCTGTTCCGGATTGGCCAGAGTAAGGTGTTTTTCCGAGCTGGCGTCTTGGCccacctggaggaggagagggacattaAGATCACCGACATCATCATCAGCTTCCAGTCCTGGTGTCGTGGATACGTGGCCCGCAA AGCCTTCACAAAGAgacagcagcagctgactgctaTGAAGGTGATCCAGAGGAACTGTGCTGCTTACCTCAAACTCAGGAACTGGCAGTGGTGGAGGCTCTTCACCAAG GTGAAGCCTCTGCTGCAGGTGACcaggcaggaggaggagatgcAGGCTAGGGAGGATGAGCTGGAGAAGACCAAGGAGAGGCAGCAGCAAGCTGAGGAGCAGCTGCAGGAGTTTGAGGCCAAGCAGCAACAG ctGAATGCAGAGAAACAGGCCCTGCAGGAGCAGCTGCAGGCGGAGACAGAGCTGTGTGCCGAGGCAGAGGAGATGCGCTCCAAGCTGGCCACCAGGaagcaggagctggaggagatccTCCACGACCTGGAGTCcagagtggaggaggaagaggagagggtcaCCCAGCTACAGACTGAGCGGAAGAAGATGCAGACCAACATCACG GACCTGGAGCAGCAGCTGGATGAGGAGGAGGCAGCCAGGCAGAAGCTGCAGCTGGAGAAGATGACCACAGATGCCAAGCTGAAGAAGATAGAGGAGAATGTCATGGTGCTGGATGACCAGAACAACAAACTCAATAAG GAGAAGAAGCTGTTGGAGGAACGTATCTCAGAGTTCACCACCAACctgactgaggaggaggagaagtccAAGAGCCTGCAGAAACTCAAGAACAAGCACGAGGCCATGATCACTGACCTGGAGG ACCGgctgaggaaggaggagaagagtcGTCAAGAGCTGGAAAAGAACCGCAGGAAGCTGGAGGGAGACTCCACGGAGCTGAATGACCAGATGGCTGACCTGCAGGCCCAGATAGCCGAGCTCCGAGCCCAGCTGGCCAAGAAGGAGGAGGAGCTAATGGCTGCGCTGGCCAG GATAGAGGAGGAGGCCGCGGCCAAGAACACGGCCCAGAAGAAGATCCGGGAGCTGGAGGCCCAGCTTTCTGAGCTGCAGGAGGACCTGGAGCTGGAGAGGGCTGCGAGGGCCAAGGCTGAGAAACACCGCAGGGACCTGGGAGAGGAGCTAGAGGCTCTGAAGACTGAGCTAGAGGACACACTGGACTCCACTGCAACACAACAAGAGCTCAG AACCAAGCGTGAGACTGAGGTGACCCAGCTAAAGAAGGTTTTGGAGGATGAGGCCAAGGTGCACGAGCAGCAGGTGGCTGACATGAGGCACAAACACAACCAGGCCTTCGACGAGCTCAACGAACAGCTGGAGCAGGCCAAGAGG AACAAGGCGTCGGTGGAGAAAGCCAAGCAGGCTATGGAAAGCGAACATAATGAGCTGGCCATCGAGCTGAAGACCCTGACCCAGGGGAAGAGTGAGTCGGAGCAGCGCAGGAAGAAGGCCGAGACCCAGGTCCAGGAACTGCAGATCAAACACTCTGAGAGCGAGAGGCAAAGGAAGGAGCTGGCCGAGAAGGTGGCCAAGATGCAG TCTGAGCTGGACAACGTCAATAGCGTGTTGAGTGTGGTTGAGAGCAAGTCCATCAAGGCAACTAAAGACTGTTCCACTGTAGAGTCTCAACTGCAGGATGTACAG GCGCTGCTCCAGGAGGAAACTCGTCAGAAGCTCTCCTTCTCCACTCGTCTGCGTCAGATGGAGGATGACCAGAACAACCTGAGGGAGacgctggaggaggaggagcagggtaAGAAGAACACGGAGAAGCAGCTCTACACCCTCCAAGCTCAG CTGACGGagatgaagaagaagatggagcTGGAGACCCAGTCCCTGGAGGGGGCGGAGGAGAACAAGAAACGTATGCAGCGGGAGCTGGAGGGCGTGGTCCAACAGCTGGAGGAGAAGGCATCAGCCTACGACAAGCTTGACAAGACCAAGACCCGTCTGCAGCAGGAGCTGGATGACATGATGGTGGACCAGGACAACCTCAGGCAGACGGTGTCCAACCTGGAGAAGAAGCAGAGGAAGTTTGACCAG ATGCTGACCGAGGAGAAGACCATCTCCAGCCGGAATGCTGAGGAGAGGGACCGGGCTGAGGCTGAGGCCAGGGAGAAGGAAACGCGGGCCCTGACTCTGACCCGTGAGCTGGAGGCCATTAAGGACCTGAAGGATGAACTGGACCGGGCCAACAAGGTCCTCAAGGCAGAGATGGATGACCTGGTCTCATCGAAGGACGACGTCGGTAAAAGT GTCCACGAGCTGGAGAAAGCGAAGCGTGCCATGGATCAACAGATGGAGGAGATGCGCGTGCAGCTGGAGGAACTGGAGGACGAGCTGCAGGCCACGGAGGATGCCAAGCTGCGTCTGGAGGTCAACATGCAGGCCATGAAGGCCCAGTCCGACAGGGACCTGCAGGCTAGAGACGAGCAGGGTGAAGAGAGGAGGAAGCAGCTGGTCAAACAG GTGCGTGAGATGGAGACTGAGCTGGAGGATGAGCGGCGGCAGAAAGCCCTGGCTGTGGCTGCTAAGAAGAAGCTGGAGGCAGACCTGGGAGAACTGGAAGCAGGCATCAGCATGGCCAACAAGGGCCGTGACGAGGCCCTCAAACAGCTGAAGAAACTGCAG GCCCTGTTGAAAGATCAGATGAGGGAGCTGGAGGATCTGCGTCTGTCCAGGGACGAGGCCCTCAACATGGCCAAGGAGAACGAAAAGAAGATCAAGGCAATGGAGGCTGACACCATCCGTCTCCAGGAG GAGTTGGCGTCTGCTGAGCGAGTCAAGAAACAGGCCCAGACAGAGAGGGACGAACTGCAGGACGAGCTCAACAGCCACAACGCTAAGAA TACCCTGACGGTGGATGAGAAGAGGAGGCTGGAGTCTCGTATCGCTAAGCTAGAGGAGGAATTGGAGGAGGAGCAGTTGAACACAGAGATGGTCAACGACCGCTTGAGGAGAACCACACTGCAG ACTGACCAGCTGACCATTGAGCTGACGGCGGAGCGTAGTACTGC
- the LOC115147213 gene encoding myosin-9 isoform X1, translating to MCAFALHRECRSEGDSSSSIRTTRRQGSRVTASATMSEADKFLYRDGGKVANPLDQADWATKKLVWIPSETLGFVAGSVKEEKGEECVVELADTGKKVTVNKDDIQKMNPPKFSKVEDMAELTCLNEASVLHNLKDRYYSGLIYTYSGLFCVVINPYKYLPIYSENIIEMYKGKKRHEMPPHIYAITDNAYRSMMQDREDQSILCTGESGAGKTENTKKVIQYLAHVASSFKSKKDQGAALAHGELEKQLLQANPILEAFGNGKTVKNDNSSRFGKFIRINFDVNGYIVGANIETYLLEKSRAIRQAKDERAFHVFYYMLTGAGDKMRSELCLEDYKNYRFLTHGNVTIPGQQDRDLFVETMDAFNIMSIPEEERIGLLKTVSAVLQLGNMSFKKERNSDQASMPDDTAAQKVCHLLGMNVTDFTRAILSPRIKVGRDYVQKAQTQEQAEFAVEALAKASYERMFRWLVMRINKALDKTKRQGASFIGILDIAGFEIFELNSFEQLCINYTNEKLQQLFNHTMFVLEQEEYQREGIEWSFIDFGLDLQPCIDLIEKHASPPGVLALLDEECWFPKATDKSFVEKVVQEQGNNPKFQKPKKLKDSADFCIIHYAGKVDYKADEWLMKNMDPLNDNVATLLNQSTDKFVSELWRDVDRIVGLDKVAGMSDGGMHGATKIRKGMFRTVGQLYKEQLSNLMTTLRNTNPNFVRCIIPNHEKKAGKLEPHLVLDQLRCNGVLEGIRICRQGFPNRIVFQEFRQRYEILTPNAIPKGFMDGKQACVLMIKALELDSNLFRIGQSKVFFRAGVLAHLEEERDIKITDIIISFQSWCRGYVARKAFTKRQQQLTAMKVIQRNCAAYLKLRNWQWWRLFTKVKPLLQVTRQEEEMQAREDELEKTKERQQQAEEQLQEFEAKQQQLNAEKQALQEQLQAETELCAEAEEMRSKLATRKQELEEILHDLESRVEEEEERVTQLQTERKKMQTNITDLEQQLDEEEAARQKLQLEKMTTDAKLKKIEENVMVLDDQNNKLNKEKKLLEERISEFTTNLTEEEEKSKSLQKLKNKHEAMITDLEDRLRKEEKSRQELEKNRRKLEGDSTELNDQMADLQAQIAELRAQLAKKEEELMAALARIEEEAAAKNTAQKKIRELEAQLSELQEDLELERAARAKAEKHRRDLGEELEALKTELEDTLDSTATQQELRTKRETEVTQLKKVLEDEAKVHEQQVADMRHKHNQAFDELNEQLEQAKRNKASVEKAKQAMESEHNELAIELKTLTQGKSESEQRRKKAETQVQELQIKHSESERQRKELAEKVAKMQSELDNVNSVLSVVESKSIKATKDCSTVESQLQDVQALLQEETRQKLSFSTRLRQMEDDQNNLRETLEEEEQGKKNTEKQLYTLQAQLTEMKKKMELETQSLEGAEENKKRMQRELEGVVQQLEEKASAYDKLDKTKTRLQQELDDMMVDQDNLRQTVSNLEKKQRKFDQMLTEEKTISSRNAEERDRAEAEAREKETRALTLTRELEAIKDLKDELDRANKVLKAEMDDLVSSKDDVGKSVHELEKAKRAMDQQMEEMRVQLEELEDELQATEDAKLRLEVNMQAMKAQSDRDLQARDEQGEERRKQLVKQVREMETELEDERRQKALAVAAKKKLEADLGELEAGISMANKGRDEALKQLKKLQALLKDQMRELEDLRLSRDEALNMAKENEKKIKAMEADTIRLQEELASAERVKKQAQTERDELQDELNSHNAKNTLTVDEKRRLESRIAKLEEELEEEQLNTEMVNDRLRRTTLQTDQLTIELTAERSTAQRLEGTRAQLDRQNKELKLKLQELEETVKSRYKASITALEAKILQLEEQLDLEFKERQHSSRLVRRTEKKLKEVLLQVEDERRNTEQYKAEADKANNRTRQLKRQLEEAEEEVTRANANRRKLQRELDDATESQDAVTREVSTLKSKLRRGDLPLNMRRVMNRTGMGDSDEEMDLTSDASKPIPE from the exons ATGTGCGCTTTTGCGTTACATCGCGAATGTAGATCGGAAGGTGATTCGTCCAGCAGCATCCGCACTACTCGACGTCAAGGTAGCCGTGTCACTGCTTCAG CCACCATGTCGGAAGCGGACAAGTTCCTCTATAGAGACGGCGGTAAGGTCGCCAACCCCCTAGACCAGGCCGACTGGGCCACCAAGAAGCTGGTATGGATCCCTTCGGAGACGCTGGGGTTCGTGGCCGGCTCCGTcaaggaagagaagggagaggagtgtgtggtggaGCTAGCCGATACAGGCAAGAAGGTGACGGTGAACAAGGACGATATCCAGAAGATGAACCCTCCCAAGTTCAGTAAGGTGGAGGACATGGCTGAGCTCACGTGTTTGAACGAGGCTTCAGTGCTGCACAACCTCAAGGACCGCTACTACTCTGGCCTCATCTAC ACTTACTCTGGCCTCTTCTGTGTGGTGATAAACCCCTACAAGTACCTTCCCATCTACTCCGAGAACATCATAGAGATGTACAAGGGCAAGAAGAGACACGAGATGCCCCCTCACATCTACGCCATCACAGACAACGCTTACAGGAGTATGATGCAGG ATCGTGAAGATCAGTCCATCCTCTGCAC AGGAGAATCGGGAGCTGGAAAGACAGAGAACACCAAGAAAGTGATCCAGTATCTGGCACACGTTGCCTCTTCCTTTAAGTCGAAGAAAGACCAG GGTGCAGCATTAGCACAT GGGGAGCTAGAGAAACAACTTCTGCAGGCTAACCCCATCCTAGAGGCCTTTGGAAACGGCAAGACGGTCAAGAATGACAACTCCTCCAGATTC GGGAAGTTTATCCGGATCAACTTTGACGTCAATGGATATATTGTGGGAGCCAACATTGAAACTT ATCTGCTGGAGAAGTCCAGAGCCATCCGACAGGCTAAGGATGAAAGAGCCTTCCACGTCTTCTATTACATGCTCACAGGAGCTGGGGACAAAATGCGCT CTGAGCTGTGTCTGGAGGACTACAAGAACTACCGCTTCCTGACCCACGGGAACGTGACCATCCCTGGTCAGCAGGACCGTGACCTGTTTGTGGAGACCATGGACGCCTTCAACATCATGAGCATCCCAGAGGAGGAGCGGATAG GTCTTCTGAAAACTGTGTCTGCCGTTCTCCAGCTGGGCAACATGAGCTTCAAGAAGGAGCGTAACTCTGACCAGGCCTCCATGCCCGATGACACAG CGGCCCAGAAAGTGTGCCACCTGCTGGGCATGAACGTGACCGACTTCACCCGGGCCATCCTGTCCCCCAGGATCAAGGTGGGCAGGGACTACGTTCAGAAGGCCCAGACCCAGGAGCAGGCTGAGTTTGCGGTGGAGGCCTTGGCCAAGGCCTCCTACGAGAGGATGTTCCGCTGGCTGGTGATGAGGATCAACAAGGCCCTGGACAAGACCAAGAGACAGGGAGCCTCTTTCATCGGCATCCTGGACATCGCTGGCTTTGAGATCTTTGAG CTGAACTCGTTTGAGCAGCTGTGCATCAACTACACCAACGAGAAGCTGCAGCAGCTGTTCAACCACACCATGTTCGTCCTGGAGCAGGAGGAGTACCAGAGGGAGGGCATCGAGTGGAGCTTCATCGACTTTGGCCTGGACCTGCAGCCCTGCATCGACCTCATCGAGAAGCAT GCCAGTCCCCCTGGTGTGCTGGCTCTGCTGGATGAAGAGTGCTGGTTCCCCAAGGCCACGGACAAGAGCTTTGTGGAGAAGGTGGTTCAGGAGCAGGGAAACAACCCCAAGTTCCAGAAGCCCAAGAAACTCAAGGACTCTGCTGACTTCTGCATCATCCACTACGCTGGAAAG gTGGACTACAAGGCAGATGAGTGGCTGATGAAGAACATGGACCCCCTGAATGACAACGTGGCCACGCTGCTCAACCAGTCCACTGACAAGTTTGTGTCAGAGCTTTGGAGAGACG tggACCGTATTGTGGGCCTGGACAAAGTTGCTGGGATGTCTGACGGGGGGATGCACGGGGCCACTAAGATCCGTAAGGGCATGTTCCGCACGGTGGGCCAGCTCTACAAGGAGCAGCTGTCCAACCTCATGACCACTCTCAGGAACACCAACCCCAACTTCGTCCGCTGCATCATCCCCAACCACGAGAAGAAG GCTGGTAAGCTGGAGCCCCACCTGGTTCTGGACCAGCTGAGGTGTAATGGAGTTCTGGAGGGGATCCGTATCTGCAGACAGGGCTTCCCCAACCGCATCGTCTTCCAGGAGTTCAGACAGAG ATATGAGATCCTCACTCCCAATGCCATTCCCAAGGGATTCATGGACGGCAAACAAGCCTGTGTGCTCATG ATCAAGGCCCTGGAGCTGGATTCCAACCTGTTCCGGATTGGCCAGAGTAAGGTGTTTTTCCGAGCTGGCGTCTTGGCccacctggaggaggagagggacattaAGATCACCGACATCATCATCAGCTTCCAGTCCTGGTGTCGTGGATACGTGGCCCGCAA AGCCTTCACAAAGAgacagcagcagctgactgctaTGAAGGTGATCCAGAGGAACTGTGCTGCTTACCTCAAACTCAGGAACTGGCAGTGGTGGAGGCTCTTCACCAAG GTGAAGCCTCTGCTGCAGGTGACcaggcaggaggaggagatgcAGGCTAGGGAGGATGAGCTGGAGAAGACCAAGGAGAGGCAGCAGCAAGCTGAGGAGCAGCTGCAGGAGTTTGAGGCCAAGCAGCAACAG ctGAATGCAGAGAAACAGGCCCTGCAGGAGCAGCTGCAGGCGGAGACAGAGCTGTGTGCCGAGGCAGAGGAGATGCGCTCCAAGCTGGCCACCAGGaagcaggagctggaggagatccTCCACGACCTGGAGTCcagagtggaggaggaagaggagagggtcaCCCAGCTACAGACTGAGCGGAAGAAGATGCAGACCAACATCACG GACCTGGAGCAGCAGCTGGATGAGGAGGAGGCAGCCAGGCAGAAGCTGCAGCTGGAGAAGATGACCACAGATGCCAAGCTGAAGAAGATAGAGGAGAATGTCATGGTGCTGGATGACCAGAACAACAAACTCAATAAG GAGAAGAAGCTGTTGGAGGAACGTATCTCAGAGTTCACCACCAACctgactgaggaggaggagaagtccAAGAGCCTGCAGAAACTCAAGAACAAGCACGAGGCCATGATCACTGACCTGGAGG ACCGgctgaggaaggaggagaagagtcGTCAAGAGCTGGAAAAGAACCGCAGGAAGCTGGAGGGAGACTCCACGGAGCTGAATGACCAGATGGCTGACCTGCAGGCCCAGATAGCCGAGCTCCGAGCCCAGCTGGCCAAGAAGGAGGAGGAGCTAATGGCTGCGCTGGCCAG GATAGAGGAGGAGGCCGCGGCCAAGAACACGGCCCAGAAGAAGATCCGGGAGCTGGAGGCCCAGCTTTCTGAGCTGCAGGAGGACCTGGAGCTGGAGAGGGCTGCGAGGGCCAAGGCTGAGAAACACCGCAGGGACCTGGGAGAGGAGCTAGAGGCTCTGAAGACTGAGCTAGAGGACACACTGGACTCCACTGCAACACAACAAGAGCTCAG AACCAAGCGTGAGACTGAGGTGACCCAGCTAAAGAAGGTTTTGGAGGATGAGGCCAAGGTGCACGAGCAGCAGGTGGCTGACATGAGGCACAAACACAACCAGGCCTTCGACGAGCTCAACGAACAGCTGGAGCAGGCCAAGAGG AACAAGGCGTCGGTGGAGAAAGCCAAGCAGGCTATGGAAAGCGAACATAATGAGCTGGCCATCGAGCTGAAGACCCTGACCCAGGGGAAGAGTGAGTCGGAGCAGCGCAGGAAGAAGGCCGAGACCCAGGTCCAGGAACTGCAGATCAAACACTCTGAGAGCGAGAGGCAAAGGAAGGAGCTGGCCGAGAAGGTGGCCAAGATGCAG TCTGAGCTGGACAACGTCAATAGCGTGTTGAGTGTGGTTGAGAGCAAGTCCATCAAGGCAACTAAAGACTGTTCCACTGTAGAGTCTCAACTGCAGGATGTACAG GCGCTGCTCCAGGAGGAAACTCGTCAGAAGCTCTCCTTCTCCACTCGTCTGCGTCAGATGGAGGATGACCAGAACAACCTGAGGGAGacgctggaggaggaggagcagggtaAGAAGAACACGGAGAAGCAGCTCTACACCCTCCAAGCTCAG CTGACGGagatgaagaagaagatggagcTGGAGACCCAGTCCCTGGAGGGGGCGGAGGAGAACAAGAAACGTATGCAGCGGGAGCTGGAGGGCGTGGTCCAACAGCTGGAGGAGAAGGCATCAGCCTACGACAAGCTTGACAAGACCAAGACCCGTCTGCAGCAGGAGCTGGATGACATGATGGTGGACCAGGACAACCTCAGGCAGACGGTGTCCAACCTGGAGAAGAAGCAGAGGAAGTTTGACCAG ATGCTGACCGAGGAGAAGACCATCTCCAGCCGGAATGCTGAGGAGAGGGACCGGGCTGAGGCTGAGGCCAGGGAGAAGGAAACGCGGGCCCTGACTCTGACCCGTGAGCTGGAGGCCATTAAGGACCTGAAGGATGAACTGGACCGGGCCAACAAGGTCCTCAAGGCAGAGATGGATGACCTGGTCTCATCGAAGGACGACGTCGGTAAAAGT GTCCACGAGCTGGAGAAAGCGAAGCGTGCCATGGATCAACAGATGGAGGAGATGCGCGTGCAGCTGGAGGAACTGGAGGACGAGCTGCAGGCCACGGAGGATGCCAAGCTGCGTCTGGAGGTCAACATGCAGGCCATGAAGGCCCAGTCCGACAGGGACCTGCAGGCTAGAGACGAGCAGGGTGAAGAGAGGAGGAAGCAGCTGGTCAAACAG GTGCGTGAGATGGAGACTGAGCTGGAGGATGAGCGGCGGCAGAAAGCCCTGGCTGTGGCTGCTAAGAAGAAGCTGGAGGCAGACCTGGGAGAACTGGAAGCAGGCATCAGCATGGCCAACAAGGGCCGTGACGAGGCCCTCAAACAGCTGAAGAAACTGCAG GCCCTGTTGAAAGATCAGATGAGGGAGCTGGAGGATCTGCGTCTGTCCAGGGACGAGGCCCTCAACATGGCCAAGGAGAACGAAAAGAAGATCAAGGCAATGGAGGCTGACACCATCCGTCTCCAGGAG GAGTTGGCGTCTGCTGAGCGAGTCAAGAAACAGGCCCAGACAGAGAGGGACGAACTGCAGGACGAGCTCAACAGCCACAACGCTAAGAA TACCCTGACGGTGGATGAGAAGAGGAGGCTGGAGTCTCGTATCGCTAAGCTAGAGGAGGAATTGGAGGAGGAGCAGTTGAACACAGAGATGGTCAACGACCGCTTGAGGAGAACCACACTGCAG ACTGACCAGCTGACCATTGAGCTGACGGCGGAGCGTAGTACTGC